The following coding sequences are from one Reyranella humidisoli window:
- a CDS encoding DMT family transporter, producing MSDARPSRVAWLQLGLVVVLFGLAWPVIKIGLSAGTPIWLAAARATLSAATAFVLVAALKRLAWPGRADWPIILSVGALQLTCFFAFANLGVQIVPPGRSGVLAYTTMLWMVPLSWMIGEKVGRRGFAGAALGVAGIVVLVDPVRFDWNDRRVMLGHAWLLAAGFTWALAILHARRHSWRMPPLDVLPWQMGVATVLLWILAFTLEPTGHLDLQQPSLWIALLYLGVLAGPTATWAAVSVARALPPVTGSLGMLGVPLLAIASSIVLVGEPVTWPLAIGTALVIAGIAIVILDRNN from the coding sequence ATGAGCGACGCGCGGCCCTCGCGCGTGGCCTGGCTGCAGCTCGGCCTCGTCGTCGTGCTGTTCGGCCTCGCCTGGCCGGTCATCAAGATCGGCCTCAGCGCCGGCACGCCGATCTGGTTGGCGGCGGCGCGCGCCACGCTGTCGGCCGCGACCGCCTTCGTGCTGGTCGCGGCGCTGAAGCGGCTCGCCTGGCCGGGCCGCGCCGACTGGCCGATCATCCTCTCGGTCGGCGCGCTGCAACTCACCTGCTTCTTCGCCTTCGCCAATCTCGGCGTGCAGATCGTGCCGCCGGGCCGCTCGGGCGTGCTGGCCTACACGACCATGCTCTGGATGGTGCCGCTCTCCTGGATGATCGGCGAGAAGGTCGGCCGCCGCGGCTTCGCGGGTGCCGCGCTGGGTGTCGCCGGCATCGTCGTGCTGGTCGATCCGGTGCGCTTCGACTGGAACGATCGCCGGGTGATGCTGGGCCATGCCTGGCTGCTGGCCGCGGGCTTCACCTGGGCGCTCGCCATCCTGCACGCGCGCCGCCATTCCTGGCGCATGCCACCGCTCGACGTGCTGCCGTGGCAGATGGGCGTCGCGACCGTGCTGCTCTGGATCCTGGCGTTCACGCTCGAACCGACCGGCCATCTCGACCTGCAGCAACCCTCGCTGTGGATCGCGCTGCTCTATCTCGGCGTGCTGGCCGGTCCGACCGCGACCTGGGCCGCCGTCTCGGTGGCCCGCGCCCTGCCACCGGTCACCGGCTCGCTCGGCATGCTGGGCGTTCCGCTGCTCGCCATCGCCAGTTCGATCGTGCTGGTCGGCGAGCCCGTGACCTGGCCGCTGGCGATCGGCACCGCGCTGGTGATCGCGGGAATTGCCATCGTGATCCTGGACAGGAACAATTGA
- a CDS encoding 4-oxalocrotonate tautomerase, with product MPMINVQMFEGRTIEQRRALAKELTEGTCRALGCTPDAVQIVLTDIKKENWAEAGKLFSDT from the coding sequence ATGCCGATGATCAACGTCCAGATGTTCGAGGGCCGCACCATCGAGCAGCGCCGTGCGCTGGCGAAAGAGCTGACCGAAGGCACCTGCCGCGCGCTGGGCTGCACGCCGGACGCCGTGCAGATCGTCCTGACCGACATCAAGAAAGAGAACTGGGCCGAGGCCGGCAAGCTGTTCTCAGACACGTAG
- a CDS encoding NAD(P)-dependent oxidoreductase, whose product MAERMLKFVGTPQAMPDKRPAAERRRDFDEIYQSYAQQKAGEQASRCSQCGVPFCQIHCPLHNNIPDWLKLTAEGRLDEAYELSSATNNFPEICGRICPQDRLCEGNCVIEKGFEAVTIGSVEKYITDTAWERGWVKPIQPRRERPESVGIVGAGPAGLAAAEQLRRKGYQVAIYDRYDRVGGLLIYGIPNFKLEKEIVQRRETLLRDSKVTFHLNCEVGRDVTLEELRARHGAVLIATGVYKARDIAAPGVGLAGIAPALDYLTASNRQGLGDTVPAFESGVLNAAGKNVVVIGGGDTAMDCVRTAVRQGAKSVKCLYRRDRANMPGSQREVKHAEEEGVEFVWLAAPQAFLGNEKVSHVRTVRIHLGMPDASGRQTPQEIPNSHINIEADLVLMALGFDPEDLPAAMNAPDLGVTGWNTLKIDWKSMMTSLDGVFAAGDIVRGASLVVWAVRDGRDAAERIHTHLTTKALAAQRIAAE is encoded by the coding sequence ATGGCCGAGAGGATGCTGAAGTTCGTCGGAACGCCGCAAGCCATGCCCGACAAGCGGCCGGCAGCCGAGCGCCGTCGCGACTTCGACGAGATCTATCAGAGCTATGCCCAGCAGAAGGCCGGCGAACAGGCGTCCCGCTGCTCGCAGTGCGGCGTGCCCTTCTGTCAGATCCATTGCCCGCTGCACAACAACATCCCGGACTGGCTGAAGCTGACGGCCGAGGGCCGGCTCGACGAGGCCTATGAACTCTCCTCGGCGACCAACAACTTCCCGGAGATCTGCGGCCGCATCTGCCCCCAGGACCGGCTGTGCGAGGGCAACTGCGTCATCGAGAAGGGCTTCGAAGCGGTCACCATCGGTTCGGTCGAGAAGTACATCACCGACACCGCATGGGAGCGCGGCTGGGTGAAGCCGATCCAGCCGCGGCGCGAGCGGCCCGAAAGCGTCGGCATCGTCGGCGCCGGTCCCGCCGGTCTGGCGGCCGCCGAGCAGCTTCGACGCAAGGGCTACCAGGTCGCGATCTACGATCGCTACGATCGGGTCGGCGGCCTGCTGATCTACGGCATCCCGAACTTCAAGCTCGAGAAGGAGATCGTGCAGCGCCGCGAGACGCTGTTGCGCGACTCCAAGGTGACCTTCCATCTGAACTGCGAAGTCGGCCGCGACGTCACGCTGGAGGAATTGCGCGCACGCCACGGCGCGGTCCTGATCGCAACGGGCGTCTACAAGGCGCGCGACATCGCGGCTCCCGGCGTCGGCCTCGCGGGCATCGCGCCGGCGCTCGACTATCTCACGGCTTCGAACCGCCAGGGTCTGGGCGACACCGTGCCTGCGTTCGAGTCGGGCGTGCTGAACGCGGCGGGCAAGAACGTCGTGGTGATCGGCGGCGGCGACACGGCGATGGATTGCGTGCGCACGGCGGTGCGCCAGGGCGCCAAGTCTGTGAAGTGCCTCTATCGCCGTGACCGCGCCAACATGCCGGGCTCGCAGCGCGAGGTGAAGCACGCCGAGGAGGAAGGCGTCGAGTTCGTGTGGCTGGCCGCACCGCAGGCCTTCCTCGGCAACGAAAAGGTGAGCCACGTCCGCACCGTGCGCATCCATCTCGGCATGCCCGACGCCTCGGGCCGCCAGACACCGCAGGAGATTCCCAACAGCCATATCAACATCGAGGCCGATCTCGTGCTGATGGCGCTGGGCTTCGATCCCGAGGACCTGCCGGCCGCGATGAACGCGCCGGACCTCGGCGTAACCGGCTGGAACACGCTCAAGATCGACTGGAAGAGCATGATGACGAGCCTCGACGGCGTGTTCGCCGCCGGCGACATCGTGCGCGGCGCGTCCCTCGTCGTGTGGGCGGTGCGCGACGGGCGCGATGCCGCGGAGCGCATCCACACCCATCTGACCACCAAGGCGCTGGCCGCCCAGCGCATCGCGGCCGAGTGA
- a CDS encoding ribonuclease D — protein MAISLHRGDLPADVSFGSVVAIDTETMGLNPHRDRLCLVQLSGGDGNAHLVQIPRGAPKGAAKAPRLAALIADPKVLKLFHFGRFDIAVLEHSLGVRCEPVYCTKIAAKLVRTFTDRFGLKDLCRELLGVDLSKQQQTSDWGADSLTDEQLAYAASDVLHLHALKARLDALLEREGRRELADAAFRFLPTRARLDVAGWPETDIFAH, from the coding sequence ATGGCGATCAGCCTTCACCGCGGCGATCTTCCCGCGGACGTTTCGTTTGGGTCCGTCGTGGCCATCGATACCGAGACCATGGGTCTCAACCCCCATCGCGACCGGCTCTGCCTGGTCCAGCTCTCGGGCGGCGACGGCAACGCCCATCTGGTCCAGATCCCGCGTGGGGCGCCCAAAGGCGCGGCCAAGGCGCCGCGGCTGGCCGCCCTGATCGCCGATCCTAAGGTGCTGAAACTCTTTCATTTCGGCCGTTTCGACATTGCCGTTCTGGAGCATTCGCTGGGCGTGCGCTGCGAGCCGGTCTACTGCACCAAGATCGCGGCCAAGCTGGTGCGCACCTTCACCGATCGTTTCGGCCTCAAGGACCTGTGTCGCGAGCTGCTGGGCGTCGACCTGTCCAAGCAGCAGCAGACCTCCGACTGGGGTGCCGACAGCCTGACCGACGAGCAGCTTGCCTATGCCGCTTCCGACGTGCTGCATTTGCACGCGCTGAAAGCCCGACTGGACGCGCTTCTCGAGCGCGAGGGCCGTCGCGAACTGGCGGACGCCGCCTTCCGGTTCTTGCCCACCCGCGCGCGCCTGGACGTCGCCGGCTGGCCCGAAACGGATATTTTCGCTCACTGA
- the rpoN gene encoding RNA polymerase factor sigma-54 has product MRIGPSLILASRQTLAMTPQLQQAIKLLQFSHLELAAFIQQELEKNPLLSEGAADDGAAAEYEAPPVEAPRDTAEALQAAAPALADADDRWTREHADRGGDASASRVGQREDAPDALDFVAERPRSMAVHVLEQLELMFEDPAERRIALKIAEGLDEAGYCRLEAAAVAEAVATDIALVEKIWARLRQMEPAGLFSRTVAECLGAQLAERNRLDPAMKALLDNLELVAAGELGQLRRRCGVDDEDLRDMLSELRTLDPRPGQAFDFEPIQPVQPDLYLTPAKDPETGEDGWHIELNTDALPKVLVDRNYHATLMKGARAKPDRDFVAERFQSANWLVKTLEQRATTILKVAREIVRQQDGFFRHGVSALKPLVLRDIAIATELHESTVSRVTSNKYINTPRGIFELKYFFTSSLPARTPGVVVSSESVRSRIRHLVGGENAHQPLSDDRIVDLLKGEGVEIARRTVAKYREAMRIPSSAERRRLGRLGMNRPMPGLSSAAVAIEAMTGPAD; this is encoded by the coding sequence ATGCGTATCGGTCCGAGTCTCATTCTTGCGTCGCGCCAGACCCTGGCGATGACGCCCCAGCTCCAGCAGGCCATCAAGCTGCTGCAGTTTTCGCATCTGGAGCTTGCGGCTTTCATCCAGCAGGAGCTGGAAAAGAACCCATTGCTGTCCGAGGGCGCCGCGGACGATGGCGCCGCCGCCGAATACGAGGCGCCTCCCGTCGAAGCGCCCCGCGACACCGCCGAAGCCCTGCAGGCCGCGGCGCCGGCCCTCGCGGACGCCGACGATCGCTGGACCCGCGAACACGCCGATCGCGGCGGCGATGCATCGGCCAGCCGCGTCGGCCAGCGCGAGGATGCGCCCGACGCCCTCGATTTCGTGGCCGAGCGTCCGCGGTCGATGGCCGTCCATGTACTGGAGCAGCTCGAACTCATGTTCGAGGACCCGGCCGAACGCCGCATCGCCCTGAAGATCGCCGAAGGGCTCGACGAGGCCGGCTACTGCCGTCTCGAGGCGGCGGCGGTGGCCGAAGCCGTCGCGACCGATATCGCGCTGGTCGAGAAGATCTGGGCGCGCCTGCGCCAGATGGAGCCGGCCGGTCTGTTCTCGCGCACCGTCGCCGAATGCCTGGGCGCCCAGCTCGCCGAGCGCAACCGGCTCGATCCGGCGATGAAGGCCCTGCTCGACAATCTGGAACTCGTCGCTGCCGGCGAACTCGGCCAGCTCCGCCGCCGCTGCGGCGTCGACGACGAGGACCTGCGCGACATGCTCTCCGAGCTGCGCACGCTCGATCCGCGCCCCGGCCAGGCCTTCGATTTCGAACCGATCCAGCCCGTGCAGCCCGACCTCTATCTGACGCCGGCCAAGGATCCCGAGACCGGCGAGGACGGTTGGCACATCGAACTCAACACCGATGCGCTGCCCAAGGTCCTGGTCGACCGCAACTATCACGCCACGCTCATGAAGGGCGCGCGCGCCAAGCCCGATCGCGATTTCGTCGCCGAGCGTTTCCAGTCGGCCAACTGGCTGGTGAAGACACTGGAGCAGCGCGCCACCACGATCCTCAAGGTTGCGCGCGAGATCGTGCGCCAGCAGGACGGCTTCTTCCGCCACGGCGTCAGCGCGCTGAAGCCGCTGGTGCTGCGCGACATCGCCATCGCCACCGAGCTGCACGAGAGCACGGTGAGCCGCGTCACCTCGAACAAGTACATCAACACGCCGCGGGGCATCTTCGAGCTGAAATATTTCTTCACCTCGTCCCTGCCGGCGCGCACGCCGGGCGTGGTCGTCTCCTCTGAGTCGGTGCGCTCGCGCATCCGTCACCTGGTTGGCGGCGAGAATGCGCACCAGCCGCTCAGCGACGATCGCATCGTCGATCTGCTGAAGGGCGAGGGCGTCGAGATCGCGCGACGCACGGTCGCCAAGTATCGCGAAGCCATGCGCATCCCCTCGTCGGCTGAGCGCCGCCGACTGGGCCGCCTCGGGATGAACCGCCCGATGCCGGGCCTCTCGTCCGCCGCCGTCGCCATCGAGGCGATGACCGGTCCGGCCGACTGA
- the gltB gene encoding glutamate synthase large subunit: MSTLPFDAEQFVRDYKSGTEKLTAAYGYNPAEGLDSCGVGLVVALDGKRRRDVVAAGIDALKAVWHRGAVDADGKTGDGAGLHVEIPQDFFKEYIRDASGELPQVGRIAVGMVFLPRTDLGAQERCRTIVETEILRFGHTILGWRQVPVDISVIGAKANETRPEIEQILIGRGDARLDNREFEKQLYILRRRMEKAALAENIAEFYVCSLSCRSVVYKGMFLAEHLSTFYPDLLDERFTSRFAIFHQRYSTNTFPQWKLAQPFRVLAHNGEINTILGNVNWMKSHEARLEHETFGRFIEDLKPIVQPGASDSSALDNVFELLVRGHRNLPMVKTMMIPEASATNPNVPADHRAMYNYVNGVMEPWDGPAAIAAVAGKWALVGLDRNGLRPMRYVMTSENLLIAGSEAGMVPQDEAKIVEKGRLGPGEMLAVDMDQPRVYKDRELKDMLAATHDYASWTERTVELDSLIRQDAPATEHFPADELRRRQFAAGWSIEDLETILHPMVEDAKEAVGSMGDDAPLAVLSDTYRGMHHYFRQNFSQVTNPPIDSLRERNVMTIRTRLGNLGNILDETPDQSEMLSLQSPIVLNAEFEAMRKYMGDTVARIDCTFDPKGGLDAMRQSFERICKEAEDAVRSGCLHIVLTDANIDSERAALPMILAAGAVHSYLVRQSLRTFTSLNVRSGECLDVHYAAVIIGVGATTVNPYLAEETIAARHARGLFGKQSLGQCLANFKKALDEGLLKVMSKMGISVLSSYRGGCNFEAVGLSRSLVAEFFPGMPSRISGIGLRGVQAKIAEQHARAFDEDVIALPIGGFYKARRGGDRHNFEGALIHMLQDAVNTESYAKYRKYSEAVRRQPPINLRDLLDFKTDRAPIALDDVESITELRKRLVAPGISLGALGPEAHETLSIAMNRIGAKSDSGEGGEDSARYKPRPNGDNASSAIKQVASGRFGVTAEYLNNCRELEIKVAQGAKPGEGGQLPGLKVTEMIAKLRHSTPGVTLISPPPHHDIYSIEDLAQLIYDLKQINPEARVTVKLVARSGIGTIAAGVAKAKADVILVSGHNGGTGASPQTSIKYAGIPWEMGLSETHQVLTLNRLRDKVLLRTDGGIKTGRDVVIAAMLGAEEYGLGTASLIAMGCIMVRQCHSNTCPVGVCTQDPKLREKFEGSPEKVVNLFSFVAEEVREILAQLGYKSLLEIVGRSDLLKQVSRGGRYLDDLDLNPLLTRADGGHEAVHCTVEGRNEVPDTLDAQMLRDVQPLFTHREKMQLQYSVRNTHRAVGTRLSAMITRKYGMTGLQPDTVTVRLRGTAGQSLGAFAVQGMKLEVFGDANDYVGKGLSGGTIVVKPTISSPLVPEANAIIGNTVLYGATAGKLFASGRAGERFAVRNSGADAVVEGLGSNGCEYMTGGTAVILGPIGVNFGAGMTGGMAFLYDPEDAFKLKVNPETVTWQRIDHPHWEAVLKAQVAEHVAETKSPLGARLLNDWNRQLEHFWQVVPKEMLTRLPQPLTVAQEKRA, translated from the coding sequence ATGTCCACCCTTCCCTTCGATGCCGAGCAGTTCGTCCGCGACTACAAGAGCGGCACCGAGAAGCTCACCGCCGCCTACGGCTACAACCCCGCCGAGGGACTCGATTCCTGCGGCGTCGGTCTCGTGGTCGCGCTGGACGGCAAGCGACGCCGCGACGTCGTGGCGGCGGGTATCGATGCCCTGAAGGCTGTGTGGCACCGCGGCGCCGTCGACGCCGACGGCAAGACGGGCGACGGCGCAGGTCTCCACGTCGAGATCCCGCAGGACTTCTTCAAGGAATATATCCGCGACGCCAGCGGCGAGCTCCCGCAGGTCGGACGCATCGCGGTCGGCATGGTGTTCCTGCCGCGCACCGACCTCGGCGCGCAGGAGCGCTGCCGCACCATCGTCGAGACCGAGATCCTGCGCTTCGGCCACACGATCCTGGGCTGGCGCCAGGTGCCGGTCGACATCTCGGTCATCGGCGCCAAGGCCAACGAGACCCGGCCCGAGATCGAGCAGATCCTGATCGGCCGCGGCGATGCGAGGCTCGACAACCGCGAGTTCGAGAAGCAGCTCTACATCCTGCGCCGTCGCATGGAGAAGGCCGCGCTCGCCGAGAACATCGCCGAGTTCTACGTCTGCTCGCTCTCCTGCCGGTCGGTCGTCTACAAGGGCATGTTCCTCGCAGAGCACCTGTCGACCTTCTATCCCGACCTGCTCGACGAGCGCTTCACCTCGCGCTTCGCGATCTTCCACCAACGCTACTCGACCAACACCTTCCCGCAATGGAAGCTGGCGCAGCCCTTCCGCGTGCTCGCCCACAACGGCGAGATCAACACCATCCTGGGCAACGTCAACTGGATGAAGAGCCATGAGGCACGGCTCGAGCACGAGACCTTCGGCCGCTTCATCGAGGACCTGAAGCCGATCGTGCAGCCCGGCGCGTCGGATTCGTCGGCGCTCGACAACGTCTTCGAGCTGCTGGTGCGCGGCCATCGCAACCTGCCGATGGTCAAGACGATGATGATTCCCGAGGCCTCGGCCACGAACCCCAACGTGCCGGCCGATCATCGCGCCATGTACAACTACGTGAACGGCGTCATGGAGCCGTGGGACGGGCCGGCCGCCATCGCCGCCGTCGCCGGCAAGTGGGCGCTGGTCGGGCTCGACCGCAACGGCCTGCGGCCGATGCGCTACGTCATGACGTCGGAAAACCTGCTGATCGCCGGCTCCGAGGCCGGCATGGTGCCGCAGGACGAGGCCAAGATCGTCGAGAAGGGCCGCCTCGGCCCCGGCGAGATGCTGGCCGTCGATATGGACCAGCCCCGGGTCTACAAGGACCGCGAGCTGAAGGACATGCTGGCGGCGACGCACGACTATGCGAGCTGGACCGAGCGCACGGTCGAGCTCGATTCGCTGATCCGCCAGGATGCGCCGGCCACCGAGCACTTCCCGGCCGACGAATTGCGCCGCCGCCAGTTCGCGGCGGGCTGGTCGATCGAGGACCTCGAGACGATCCTCCATCCCATGGTCGAGGACGCCAAGGAGGCTGTCGGCTCGATGGGCGACGACGCGCCGCTCGCTGTACTGAGCGACACCTATCGCGGCATGCACCATTACTTCCGGCAGAACTTCAGCCAGGTGACGAACCCGCCGATCGACTCCTTGCGCGAGCGCAACGTGATGACGATCCGCACCCGGCTGGGCAATCTCGGCAACATCCTCGACGAGACGCCCGACCAGAGCGAGATGCTGTCGCTGCAGTCGCCGATCGTGCTCAACGCCGAGTTCGAGGCGATGCGCAAGTACATGGGCGACACGGTCGCGCGCATCGACTGCACCTTCGATCCGAAAGGCGGCCTCGATGCGATGCGCCAGTCGTTCGAGCGCATCTGCAAGGAGGCCGAGGACGCCGTGCGCAGCGGCTGCCTGCACATCGTCCTGACCGACGCCAACATCGACTCCGAACGCGCCGCCCTGCCGATGATCCTGGCGGCCGGCGCCGTGCACTCCTATCTGGTGCGCCAGTCGCTGCGGACCTTCACGTCGCTGAACGTGCGCTCGGGCGAGTGCCTCGACGTGCACTATGCCGCCGTCATAATCGGCGTCGGCGCGACGACGGTGAATCCCTACCTCGCCGAGGAGACGATCGCGGCCCGCCATGCGCGCGGCCTGTTCGGCAAGCAGTCGCTCGGCCAGTGTCTTGCCAACTTCAAGAAGGCGCTGGACGAGGGCCTGCTCAAGGTGATGTCCAAGATGGGCATCTCGGTCCTGTCGTCCTATCGCGGCGGCTGCAACTTCGAGGCGGTCGGCCTGTCGCGCTCGCTGGTCGCCGAGTTCTTCCCCGGCATGCCGTCGCGCATCTCCGGCATCGGCCTGCGCGGCGTGCAGGCCAAGATCGCCGAGCAGCACGCCCGCGCCTTCGACGAGGACGTGATCGCGCTGCCCATCGGCGGATTCTACAAGGCCCGCCGCGGCGGCGACCGCCACAACTTCGAGGGCGCGCTGATCCACATGCTGCAGGATGCGGTGAACACCGAATCCTATGCGAAGTACCGCAAGTACAGCGAGGCGGTGCGTCGCCAGCCGCCGATCAACCTGCGTGACCTGCTCGACTTCAAGACCGACCGTGCGCCGATCGCGCTCGACGACGTCGAGTCGATCACCGAGCTGCGCAAGCGCCTGGTGGCGCCCGGCATCTCGCTGGGCGCGCTGGGACCGGAAGCGCACGAGACGCTGTCGATCGCCATGAACCGCATCGGCGCCAAGTCCGACTCGGGCGAAGGCGGCGAGGATTCCGCGCGCTACAAGCCGCGGCCGAACGGCGACAATGCCTCGTCGGCCATCAAGCAGGTCGCGTCGGGCCGCTTCGGCGTCACCGCCGAGTACCTGAACAACTGCCGCGAGCTCGAGATCAAGGTGGCCCAGGGCGCCAAGCCCGGCGAGGGCGGGCAATTGCCTGGCCTCAAGGTCACGGAGATGATCGCGAAGCTGCGTCACTCGACGCCCGGCGTCACGCTGATCAGCCCGCCGCCGCATCACGACATCTACTCGATCGAGGATCTGGCGCAGCTCATCTACGACCTGAAGCAGATCAACCCCGAGGCACGCGTGACCGTGAAGCTGGTCGCGCGCTCCGGCATCGGCACGATCGCGGCCGGCGTGGCCAAGGCCAAGGCCGACGTGATCCTGGTGTCGGGCCACAACGGCGGCACCGGCGCCTCGCCCCAGACCAGCATCAAGTATGCCGGCATCCCCTGGGAAATGGGCCTGTCGGAGACGCACCAGGTCCTGACCTTGAACCGGCTGCGCGACAAGGTGCTGCTGCGCACCGACGGCGGCATCAAGACCGGCCGCGACGTGGTGATCGCCGCGATGCTCGGCGCCGAGGAGTACGGCCTCGGCACCGCCTCGCTGATTGCCATGGGCTGCATCATGGTACGGCAGTGCCATTCCAACACCTGTCCGGTGGGCGTCTGCACGCAGGACCCGAAGCTGCGGGAGAAGTTCGAGGGCTCGCCGGAGAAGGTGGTGAACCTGTTCAGCTTCGTGGCCGAGGAGGTGCGCGAGATCCTGGCGCAGCTCGGCTACAAGTCGCTGCTCGAGATCGTCGGCCGCTCCGATCTTCTCAAGCAGGTGAGCCGCGGCGGACGCTATCTCGACGATCTCGACCTGAACCCGCTGCTGACGCGGGCCGATGGCGGCCACGAGGCCGTGCACTGCACGGTCGAGGGCCGCAACGAGGTGCCCGACACGCTCGACGCCCAGATGCTGCGCGATGTGCAGCCGCTCTTCACGCATCGCGAGAAGATGCAGCTCCAGTACAGCGTGCGGAACACCCATCGCGCCGTGGGCACGCGCCTCTCGGCGATGATCACGCGCAAGTACGGCATGACGGGACTTCAGCCGGACACCGTGACCGTGCGCCTGCGCGGCACGGCTGGCCAATCGCTCGGCGCCTTCGCCGTGCAGGGCATGAAGCTCGAAGTGTTCGGCGACGCCAACGACTATGTCGGCAAGGGATTGAGCGGCGGCACCATCGTGGTGAAGCCGACCATCTCCAGCCCGCTGGTGCCGGAAGCCAACGCCATCATCGGCAACACGGTTCTGTACGGCGCGACGGCCGGCAAGCTGTTCGCCTCGGGCCGCGCCGGCGAGCGCTTCGCCGTGCGCAACTCGGGCGCCGACGCGGTGGTCGAGGGGCTGGGCTCCAACGGCTGCGAATACATGACCGGCGGCACCGCGGTGATCCTGGGACCGATCGGCGTTAACTTCGGCGCCGGCATGACCGGCGGCATGGCGTTCCTCTACGACCCGGAAGACGCCTTCAAGCTGAAGGTCAATCCCGAGACGGTGACGTGGCAGCGTATCGACCATCCGCACTGGGAGGCCGTGCTGAAGGCACAGGTCGCAGAGCATGTCGCGGAGACCAAGTCGCCGCTGGGCGCGCGCCTGCTCAACGACTGGAACCGCCAGCTCGAACACTTCTGGCAGGTCGTGCCGAAGGAAATGCTGACGCGCCTGCCGCAGCCGCTCACCGTCGCGCAGGAGAAGCGCGCCTAG
- a CDS encoding complex I NDUFA9 subunit family protein, which yields MNIKQVTVFGGSGFVGRAIVRALAQQGYQVRVACRRIELAERIKTAGDVGQITIMRTNLRVPASVAAAIAGSHAVVNASGIAFQRGRQNYRSVHVDGARAIAEAAKAAGVQRLVHMSGIGADQRNSTNKYIRSKVDAEDAIVAGFTDATILRPSVIFGPEDAMFNRMAQIAAKAPFVPVVGNGSAKVQPVYVGDVGSAVVAVLARPDTAKTVFELGGPHVYTYREIAALVLREIDRNKRIVGVPAGLMRVAGFFAEFLPVPPLTHDQVDLLITDNVARPGAPGLAALGIEPTAAEAILPMYLDRYRVGGRYNLHAPA from the coding sequence ATGAACATCAAGCAGGTCACGGTCTTTGGTGGCAGCGGCTTCGTCGGCCGCGCCATCGTACGAGCGCTCGCGCAGCAGGGCTATCAGGTCCGCGTGGCCTGCCGGCGCATCGAACTGGCGGAACGCATCAAGACGGCCGGCGATGTCGGCCAGATTACCATTATGCGAACCAATTTGCGCGTGCCCGCGTCCGTGGCGGCAGCCATCGCCGGCAGCCACGCCGTGGTCAATGCCTCGGGCATCGCCTTCCAGCGCGGCCGGCAGAATTACCGGAGCGTCCATGTCGACGGCGCCAGGGCGATCGCGGAAGCCGCGAAGGCCGCCGGGGTGCAGCGCCTCGTGCACATGTCGGGGATCGGCGCGGACCAGCGCAATTCGACCAACAAGTACATTCGCTCCAAGGTCGACGCCGAGGATGCGATCGTCGCGGGCTTCACCGACGCCACGATCCTGCGGCCCAGCGTGATCTTCGGGCCCGAGGACGCGATGTTCAACCGCATGGCCCAGATCGCGGCCAAGGCTCCATTCGTGCCCGTGGTTGGCAACGGATCGGCCAAGGTCCAGCCGGTCTATGTCGGCGATGTCGGCAGCGCCGTCGTGGCCGTGCTGGCGCGACCCGACACCGCCAAGACGGTTTTCGAGCTGGGCGGCCCGCACGTCTACACCTATCGCGAGATCGCGGCGCTGGTGCTGCGCGAGATCGATCGCAACAAGCGGATCGTCGGCGTGCCGGCCGGCCTGATGCGGGTGGCCGGCTTCTTCGCGGAATTCCTGCCGGTGCCGCCGCTGACGCACGACCAGGTGGATCTGCTGATCACCGACAACGTCGCCCGCCCCGGCGCGCCCGGCCTTGCCGCCCTCGGCATCGAGCCGACCGCCGCCGAGGCCATCCTGCCGATGTACCTCGACCGCTATCGCGTCGGCGGTCGCTACAACCTGCACGCCCCGGCCTAA
- a CDS encoding glutathione S-transferase family protein: protein MLKVYDFTGSGNGYKVWLLLSQLGVPFERIERDILKGETRTQEFLKKNPNGRIPTLELADGTFLFESGAIVWYLAEGTEFAPKDRLARAQTLQWMFFEQYSHEPYIAVARFWKHFLDRLTPQQEANLPDIMKKGYAALDVMEKHLATRQFFVDDRYGLADIALYAYTHVADEGGFDLSDYPNLTAWLARVKAQPGHVAIDHKF, encoded by the coding sequence ATGCTCAAGGTTTACGACTTCACCGGATCGGGCAACGGCTACAAGGTCTGGCTGCTGCTGTCGCAGCTCGGCGTGCCATTCGAGCGCATCGAGCGCGACATCCTGAAGGGCGAGACGCGCACCCAGGAGTTCCTGAAGAAGAACCCGAACGGCCGCATCCCGACCCTCGAACTCGCGGACGGTACCTTCCTCTTCGAGTCGGGCGCGATCGTCTGGTATCTCGCCGAGGGCACTGAATTCGCGCCGAAGGACCGGCTGGCGCGCGCGCAGACGCTGCAGTGGATGTTCTTCGAGCAGTACAGCCACGAACCCTATATCGCCGTCGCGCGCTTCTGGAAGCACTTCCTCGACAGGCTCACGCCGCAGCAGGAAGCCAACCTGCCCGACATCATGAAGAAGGGCTATGCCGCGCTCGACGTGATGGAGAAGCATCTCGCGACGCGGCAGTTCTTCGTCGACGACCGCTACGGCCTCGCCGACATCGCGCTCTATGCCTACACACATGTCGCCGACGAGGGTGGGTTCGACCTGTCGGATTACCCGAACCTCACGGCCTGGCTCGCGCGCGTGAAGGCGCAGCCCGGCCATGTCGCGATCGACCACAAGTTCTAA